One genomic region from Salvia hispanica cultivar TCC Black 2014 chromosome 2, UniMelb_Shisp_WGS_1.0, whole genome shotgun sequence encodes:
- the LOC125205494 gene encoding probable disease resistance protein At4g27220, whose amino-acid sequence MERIFEMMFSKVGELFLSKVMDQTADNAHNNVKNIKDFEVILKTLQKKLKSLSARACDVEEEITNAERSCRKKRKREVEEWLEQVKSIEEEVAELGGQVESHGFVTRLMDGGRAAKMSDEVDSLVEQSRNFGELVLDVGGNLGMGETLLANGMVGQACHDNLGRVLELLEGGKVSSVGVYGMGGVGKTTLVKHINNRLVQQSHRRVFWITVSREFSVTSLQDKIARLLGVDLVDEDNEGRRAARLHSAFSRMKNSVLILDDVWEYIDMLRVGCHISVECCRLIITTRSLKVCRQIRCQEVILVEKLGNDEAWKLFNETLGNEIALGSQVEEIAKSVAKLCDGLPLGIISVAGSMRGEASVHTWKNALSELKECVVRQEGMGEDEVFKVLKYSFDQLNRSNQSQNNEYNTLQLCLLYCSLYPEDYQILKEDLVRKFISEGLMDQRKSRRGQIHQGHSILEKLVNVCLLESGVVFEEYVKMHDLVRGMALMIGEGRYMVRAGNYSLMEIPDEEEWTNGLEKVSLMMSGIKRIGDGISPDCPNLSTLVLCGSPLDTVTGSFFFKMQHLSTLDLCETDITTLPDSICDMKCLKNLFLEFCSKLENVPYLGNLKALRELNLSYTAIEEVPRGLEELFNLKFLSLDVRTLKMLPRGLLLKLGNLQHLKLPFHNLVPIEEIENFKKLEEFSGGVEHVSDFNRFVTSRVHDTCYRIGVGYSYTARYRFFELYNNELILCGVSLKDEKVSGEGVLYLTMIRCKGLSTCFVNDFPRLGDPTSLKRVNIESCGGIECILSSDHQDLLLPQISTLEDIVLVELEDLKGFVIAPIKIVFSSLKRLAIYKCSKVGKLGLPALSFPNLEYIEIEVCGEELQEIFDVDGRGSVTLPKLKKLILHELPGLERVCKATMICNSIETIEIVQCPRLMKKLPLHLDVCPPPTLRVILAAQEWWELLEWDNPNLPQLLHPFLQLF is encoded by the coding sequence ATGGAGAGAATTTTCGAGATGATGTTTTCAAAGGTGGGGGAATTGTTTTTGTCAAAGGTGATGGATCAGACGGCTGATAATGCTCACAACAATGTGAAGAATATAAAGGATTTTGaggtaattttaaaaactctgCAAAAGAAATTGAAGTCATTGAGTGCTAGGGCTTGTGATGTGGAGGAGGAGATCACGAATGCAGAGCGCTCGTgtagaaagaaaaggaaacgAGAAGTCGAGGAATGGTTGGAACAAGTTAAATCCATTGAGGAAGAAGTTGCTGAGCTGGGGGGACAAGTGGAATCACACGGATTCGTGACGAGGTTGATGGATGGGGGAAGAGCAGCCAAAATGAGTGACGAAGTTGATAGCCTTGTTGAGCAGAGTCGGAATTTTGGCGAACTTGTACTTGATGTTGGTGGGAATTTGGGAATGGGAGAGACGTTGTTGGCGAATGGGATGGTTGGCCAAGCGTGTCATGATAATTTGGGAAGGGTTTTGGAGCTTTTGGAGGGTGGGAAAGTGTCGAGCGTTGGTGTTTATGGTATGGGTGGTGTGGGCAAGACAACTCTGGTAAAGCACATCAACAACCGACTCGTGCAGCAATCTCATAGACGTGTGTTTTGGATTACAGTCTCTCGGGAATTTAGTGTCACCAGTCTACAAGACAAGATAGCTCGTCTCTTAGGTGTGGACCTTGTGGATGAGGACAATGAAGGAAGAAGAGCAGCGAGGCTGCATAGTGCGTTTTCTCGGATGAAGAACTCAGTACTCATATTGGATGATGTGTGGGAATATATTGACATGTTAAGGGTGGGGTGTCATATTTCTGTGGAGTGCTGTAGGTTGATTATAACAACCAGGTCGTTGAAAGTGTGTCGCCAAATTCGTTGCCAAGAAGTGATTCTGGTTGAAAAACTAGGTAATGACGAGGCATGGAAGCTGTTCAATGAGACGTTGGGGAATGAGATAGCGCTAGGTTCTCAAGTAGAAGAAATTGCCAAATCTGTAGCAAAACTTTGCGATGGTTTGCCACTAGGAATTATTAGCGTGGCTGGAAGCATGAGGGGCGAGGCCTCTGTTCATACGTGGAAAAATGCTTTGTCTGAACTAAAGGAATGTGTCGTTCGCCAAGAGGGCATGGGAGAAGATGAGGTTTTCAAGGTATTGAAATATAGTTTTGATCAGTTGAACAGAAGTAATCAGAGCCAGAATAATGAATACAATACGCTTCAGCTCTGCCTCCTGTACTGCTCGTTATATCCCGAGGACTACCAAATACTTAAAGAGGATTTGGTTCGAAAGTTCATCTCAGAGGGGTTGATGGATCAAAGAAAGAGTAGGAGAGGGCAAATTCACCAAGGTCATTCCATATTGGAGAAATTAGTGAATGTGTGTTTACTGGAAAGTGGTGTTGTTTTTGAGGAATACGTGAAGATGCATGATCTTGTGAGAGGTATGGCGTTGATGATTGGCGAGGGGAGATATATGGTGAGAGCAGGTAACTACTCTTTGATGGAAATCCCCGACGAAGAAGAGTGGACAAATGGTTTGGAGAAGGTGTCCTTGATGATGAGTGGCATAAAGAGAATCGGAGATGGAATCTCTCCCGATTGTCCTAACCTCTCAACATTGGTTTTATGTGGGAGTCCATTGGACACCGTCACGGGTtcattcttcttcaaaatGCAGCACCTGAGCACTCTTGATCTGTGTGAAACTGACATCACGACGCTGCCAGATTCAATCTGTGACATGAAGTGCCTCAAGAACTTATTCCTTGAGTTCTGTTCTAAGCTTGAAAATGTACCCTACTTGGGAAATCTGAAAGCACTGAGGGAGTTGAACCTCTCGTATACAGCCATCGAGGAAGTGCCTCGTGGACTTGAGGAGTTGTTCAATCTCAAGTTCCTTTCACTAGATGTGCGTACGCTGAAGATGCTTCCTAGAGGATTGCTGCTCAAACTCGGGAATCTTCAGCACCTGAAACTCCCATTTCATAACTTAGTAccaattgaagaaattgagaatTTCAAAAAACTGGAGGAGTTCAGCGGAGGAGTGGAACATGTGAGTGATTTTAACCGTTTTGTTACAAGCCGTGTGCATGATACTTGCTACAGAATAGGAGTAGGATACAGCTACACTGCTCGCTACAGATTTTTCGAACTTTATAACAATGAGTTGATCTTGTGTGGAGTGAGCCTTAAAGATGAGAAGGTATCGGGGGAAGGCGTTTTGTACCTAACAATGATCCGATGCAAGGGCCTGAGCACCTGCTTCGTGAATGACTTTCCGAGATTGGGTGATCCCACATCTCTCAAGAGAGTGAATATCGAAAGCTGTGGAGGAATAGAATGCATATTGAGCAGCGATCATCAAGATTTGCTACTGCCTCAGATCTCCACTCTCGAAGATATTGTGCTGGTGGAGTTGGAGGATCTGAAGGGATTCGTGATCGCACCCATAAAGATTGTATTCTCCTCTCTAAAAAGGCTAGCTATATACAAATGTAGCAAGGTGGGGAAGCTGGGGTTGCCTGCATTGAGCTTTCCCAACCTCGAATATATTGAAATCGAGGTGTGTGGAGAGGAACTGCAAGAGATATTCGATGTTGATGGAAGAGGCTCTGTCACCCTCCCCAAGTTGAAAAAGCTGATCTTACATGAGCTGCCGGGACTGGAGCGCGTATGCAAGGCAACGATGATCTGCAACTCCATCGAGACCATCGAGATTGTGCAATGCCCTAGATTGATGAAGAAACTACCTCTGCATTTGGATGTTTGTCCACCTCCCACCCTGAGAGTGATATTGGCAGCTCAAGAATGGTGGGAATTGTTGGAGTGGGACAATCCCAATCTCCCTCAACTCCTCCACCCCTTTCTTCAACTATTCTGA